TCGCCGCCCCCCTTCGCCGTCAGGTCGACGTGCGCGACTGCTATCCGTGCCATGGTCTGATCGACGGATCGCCGCGTGGCGATCCTCGCCGACGGTGCGTCGGCGGACGGGTTAAGCGACGGGTCTGCCCTCGCAGGGCGCGCAAATGCAGACGTGACGGAGATGCGGCCGGCCCCCCAACGGAACGCGATGGCGAACCGACCCACCGTCTCGGTCGTCGTTCCGACGTACTACCGCAACGACCGGCTCCGTGAGGCGATCGACGGCGCGCTCGCCCAGCGAGCGCCGGTCGAGGTGATCGTCGTCGACGGGTCGGGCGAGGCCCACGCGCGCCCGGTCGTCGAGGCGTTCGACGGGACCGGGGAAGGTGACGGAGGGGAGATCGAGTACGTCGCCCAGGCGCGCGACGAGGGTCCGCACGCCGCCCGGAGCCTCGGCGCGGAACGCGCGACCGGCGAGTACGTCCAGTTTCTCGACGACGACGACCGCCTCCTCCCGGGCAAGTTCGAGGCGCAGCTCCCCCTGCTCGAGGCCGACGAGGCGGTCGGCGTCGTCTACTCCGGCCTGCGCGACGAGGAGTGGGGCGTCGTCGATCCGATCCCGGACGTCCGCGGCGACGTGCTCGAACACGCGCTCCGGCTCCGGACGTTCCCCTGCGTCCCGTCGACGATGCTCGTCGATCGGGCGGTGGTCGACGACCTCCTCCCGTTCGAGCACCGCCACGGGGCCGACGACTCGGGGATGAAGATCGAACTCGCGCGGCGGACGCGGTTCGACTACGTCGACCGACCGCTGGTCGAACGCGGTAAGCCCGACGGGACGCTCTCCTCCTCGTGGGCGCACGTCGACGGACGGCGGTACCTCGTCCGCCGCTACGCCGACCTCTACGATCGGTACCCCGACGAGGTCCGGCGGACGGCGGTCCGACAGACCCACTACCGCGCGGGGAACAAGCACCTCGAGGAGTCGGCGTGGTCGCCGAGCGCGCCCGTCGAGTTCGCGCGGGCGGCCTACCACACGCCCGAACGGCGGGGGCGGTACGCCGCGACGGCGGTCGCCTCGGTGTTCGGCCGCCCCGGGATCGACGCCGCCGATCGGCTGGGGATCGCGCCGTGAGGCCGGAATTCGGCCCGTGGCCGGGGCGCACGTCGGCGGCGCTCTCGCGGGCGACGGCGGGCGTCCGACTCGCCGGCGGGGAACTCCGCGACGTCGTCCCGGACGGGGTGAAGGTCGTCCCGGACGGGGCGATCGACCGCGCGGCGGGGATCTGGACCGCCCTGGGGAACCGCCGGCGCGAGCGCCGGGCGGATCGGCGGTTCGCCGCCAGGGAGCGCCCCGAGCGCGAGCCGGCTCCCGACGCCCCGCAGCACGTGGTCTGCGTCGTCGTGGACGCGCTCCGGGCGGACGCCCTCGACGGGGACGGCACTCCGTTCCTCTCCGGGCTCTCCGGCGGCGACGCGATCTCGACCTCGACGTGGACGTTCCCCGCGATCGCCTCGCTCATGAGCGGTCGGTACCCGCACGACCACGGGGCGATGCGTCGCTCGGACTCGTTCGCCGACTCCGTCGAGGACGTCACCGGCCTTCCCGAGCCGATCCCCGACGACGAGCCGCTCCTGTCGGACGCGCTCGCGGGTGCCGGCTACCGGACCTACGGGGCGTTCGGGTTCGTCGTGCCCTTTCTCGCCCTCCGCGGGCGGTTCGAGACGCACGCGCTCTACGAGGACGCCCCCGCGGCGCGACTCCTCGCAGATCACGCCGCGTGGCTGGCCGACCACCGCGAGGAGCGGACGTTCTCGTACCTCCACCTCGCCGACTGTCACGAGCCGGTCGATCCGCCGGCGGGCTACTGGGAGGCCCACGGGGTGGCCGACCTCCCCGGAATACGCGGCTGGCGGCACGAGGACGTCGTCGAGCCCACGCCGACGGTCGAGCGGTTCCGACGACACCGTCGCCGGCTCTACGACGCGGCGGTGGAGTACGTCGACAACCGCCTGAGCGCCCACCACAACCGCGTGAGCGACCTCGCGGGCGGAGACGTCGCCCTCGCGGTCGTCGGCGACCACGGCGAGGGGTTCTGGGAGCGCGCGGCGTTCCACGCCGAGCACTTCGCCGATCCGCGCCCCGCCCACTGCGTCGGTCACGGCGGCGCTCCCTACGAGGCGGTCGTCCGCGTCCCGGTTCGGACGGCGGGTCTCGGCGTCGCGCGCGCCGACGCCGACGGGTGTGGAAACGAGAGGGAGCGGCTCACGTCGCTCCTCGACGCCGCGCCGACGATCGCCGAGGTCGTCGGCGTCGATCTCCCCGACGCCCCCGACGCCGTCCCGCTCGGCCGATCGATCCCGGACGAGCGGGTGGTCCTCGTCGAGGGGGTCCGCTACGGCTACGAGAAGAAGGCCGCGTACGTGCGGGGTGGGGAGCAGACGTGGAAGCGCCTCGTCTCGCGCGGGGACGACGTGGACACGACGATCGAACTCCCGGGGGCGGTTCACCGCCCGCCGCCGGAGGCGATCGGGCGACGGCTCCGCGACGCCCTCCCGTCGTGGCCGGGCGAGAACCGGACCCGACCCGGACGGACCGACGGCGAACTCTCCTCCGACCTCGAACGCCGACTCGACCGCCTCGGGTATCGGTGACCCGGGCCGTCCGTCAGGCCGGCGTTCGCTATCGACTATCGTCGGTCGTCGGAGGAAGAGAAGTCGACGCGGGGAGACGTCCTCAGGCCCCGACGACGCCGGCCGCGTCGGGCGCGACGACGCCCAGGAGCGCGAGCACGTAGACGATAATCAGCGACGCCAGCCACGCGATGAGCGCGATGCCGGCGGCGCTCAGCCAGCCGCCGGGGTACCGCCAGTTGATGACGCCGAGGTACGCGACGAGCGCGAGCAGCGGACCGAGCAGCGGGACCCAGCCGAACAGGAAGGCGACGATCGCCCAGACGGCGGACGCGACGAGCGCCGTAATGACGGCGTAGGTGAAGTCCGCCGCGCCGGTGATGACGCGCGCGCCGACGTAGATGCCGGCCGCGCCGACGATCAGGCCGATCAGGAACACGATGATCGTATCGACGAGTGCCATATCGAAAGACAGGACGTCTAGCCTCCTCAGCACGTTGCTTTCTCATTCAGGGTGGCCCGGAACGTGCGTCGCGCTCCACGACTTTCGGCGGCGAGCGCCGGACCGTCTCGATACACCTCGACGTGGAGGGACCGCTTCGCCTCGTGAACCTCCTCGAGAAGCGCGGGTACGACGTCGACGGGAAAACGGTCGAACTCGAACTCGAGCCCTACGGCGTACGCTGGTTCCGCGTCGGCGACGTCCAGGCATCGGAGAAGGGTGCGACGCCCCGCTCGGACGGCTGATCGAGGTACCTACAGTCGCCGTTACAGCGATATCGCCGTCTCGGCGGCTCCGTTCGGCGGTCCACCGCGGCGGTCAGTCCCGGGGCGATCGTCTCGGGAGGTCCTCGACGGCCGGCCCGTCCAGGACGCTCCCGTCGGGATCGAAGCGGGAGCCGTGACAGGGGCAGTCCCAGGTCTTCTCCGCGTCGTTCCAGTCGACGATGCAGTCCATGTGGGTGCAGACGGCGGAGACGGTGTGGAGTTCGCCCCCCTCGTCGCGGTACTGGCCGACCGGCCGTCCGTCGTGACGGACCACCCGGGCCTCGCCGGGGGCCGGCGTCGCCGCGTCGGCGCGCAACCCGTCGGTCCACCCCGTGACGAACTCCTTCGCCACGTGCGCGTTCTCCTTCAGTGCGGTGCGGACCGCGGAGAAGGAGAACCGCGTCGGGTCGTACACCGTCCGGTAGGGGTTCGGTCGGCCGAGCGCCATGTCGGCCAGGAGCCTCCCCGCGGCGGTGCCGTTGGTCATCCCCCAGCCGCCGAACCCGGTCCCGACGAGGATCCCGTCGCTCGTCGGGCCGGCGCGACCGACGAACGGGATCCGGTCGGGCGTCGAGTAGTCCTGCGTCGACCAGCGGTAGGGGATCTCCTCGACGTCGAACCGCTTCCGGGCGTAACGTTCGAGGCGCTCGTAGCGCTCCGGGGCGTCTCCGTGTCCCGTCTTGTGCGCCTCGCCCCCGACGAGGACGAGGTCCTCCTGGCCCGCGACGTGCGTGCGGAGCGACCGCATCGGCTCGCCCGGCTTGTAGTACAGCCCCTCCGTCGGGACGTCGCTCGCCCGCACCGCCAGCACGTAGGACCGTTCGGGGTAGAGCCGCGCGAAGAACAGCCGCCGATCGAGGATCGGAAAGTGCGTCGCGACGACGACCGTCTCCGCCGCCACCGTCCCGCGGTCGGTCACGACGCGGTTGAGCCGACCGCGCTCGATCTCCAGGGCCTTCGTCCGCTCGAAGACGTGGCTCCCCGCCTCGTCGATCGACGCCGCGAGCGCGAGCAGGTACTCCCGGGGGTGGAACCGCGCCTGGTCGTCGACCCGGATCGCGGCCTCCACGTCGAACGGCAGCGGCGTGTCCTCGACGAAACTCGCCGGGAGGCCGAGCGCCGTCGCGGCGTCGACCTCGGCGGCGATCGCGTCGCGCCGGTCGGGCGAGTCAGTGTACGTGTACGCCGGCGTCCGCCCGAAGTCGCACTCGATCTCCCGCCGTTCGACCGTCTCGGCGATATGCTCGATGGCCCGCTGGTTCGCCTCGGCGTACTGGCGGGCCAGCCCGTCGCCGACCGTGGACCTGAGCCGGTCGTAGATCAGCCCGTGCTGGGCCGTGACCTTCGCCGTCGTCCGCCCGGTGACCCCCTCGACGACGTGGCCCGACTCGACGACGGCCACCTCCTCGCCGGCGTCGGCGAGTTCGGCCGCCGCGGTCAGCCCGGTGATCCCGCCGCCGACGACGGCGACGTCGACGCGCCGATCGGCGGAGAGCGGATCGTACGACGTCTCGGGCGTCGTGTCGATCCAGACCGATTCGGTCGGCGTCGGTGCGGTACCGTCTCCGGCGGATTCGTCATCACTCATGCGTATCGACCCGAGGCCTGCGCCCCCGGTGAGGTGATCGTGATTGACCCGACCGCCGGATACGTGTTCGGCTGGCGAATCCGACGGCGGAACAGCGAGCGCGGCGACGGAGTCCGCGACGAGGGTGGTGAGGTGCGGCCGGGGTCGAGCGCGGTCGGGGTCGAGAGTCGTCAGGGCCGAGTGCGGTCGGATCGAGGGCGGTGGTGAGGTGAGGTGAGGTGGGGTGAGGTGAGGTGGGGCGACGGGGCGTGAGCCGCCGGGTCGACATATGCAGGTCGAAGGATCAGGTCGGCGGTGGCGGTAGCCGTGGTGTATGGCCGAGTACGATTTCGAGGGGAGGGTAGCGTTCGTCACCGGTGCGGCGAGGGGGCAGGGTCGCTCACACGCCCTCCGCTACGCCGAGAACGGCGCGGACGTGGTCGTCACCGACGTCTGCGAGACGGACGAGGACTCGACGTACGAGCTGTCGGGCCGCGAGCAACTGGAGGAGACGGTCGGCCTCGTCGAGGAGCGGGGGCAGGACGCGATCGGCGTGAAGGTGGACGTCTCGGACGAGGCGGCGGTCGAACGCGCGGTCGGGGAGGCCCTCGACGCGTTCGGCCGGATCGACATCCTCGCGAACAACGCCGGCGTGGCACCCGTCTCCGGCCTGCTCGACCTCGACGAGCGGACCTGGGACTACACGCTCGACGTGAACCTGAAGGGGATGTGGCTCACCGCGAAGCACGTCGGGCGACACATGGTCGAACGCGGCGAGGGGGGACGCATCGTCAACACCTCCTCTACGGCCGGTCTCGCCGCCTCGCCGGGCCTCGGCCACTACACGGCCGCGAAACACGGCGTCGTCGGGCTGACCAAGACGCTCGCGGTGGAACTCGCCCCGCACGACGTCACGGTCAACGCCGTCTGTCCGACCGCCGTGGACACGGAGATGACCAGCGGCATCGTCGAGACGATCGACGACGAGATCGCCGCCATCGCCGAACAGTCGGGACCGGACAACCTCTTCTCGGACATCCTCCAACCGGAGGACGTCAGCGCGGCGTTCATGTGGCTGTCGAGCGACGACGCCCGCTTCGTCACCGGCACCGCGATCCCGGTGGCGGCGGGCGCGACCGCCCTCTGAACGGGATCCCGAGCGGACCACGGCCCCGCCTCGTTGGAACGCCGGCCCGACGTGCGAGCCGAGCCGACCGAACTGGCCGTGCCGATGCACGCGACACACACGGCGCACGCGGCGCACCGACCGTGAGATCGCAGACCCAACTCTCTTGAACCACCTTGTCGTTCGGTGACACGATGTCGTCACGTACCGAAGACGCGACCCGGGGGACGCTGCTGAGCGGCGCGGGAGGGCGTGCGGGCGGCCTCCCCGTCGGGAAGTGGGCACGGATCGCGATGCGCGAGGTGGTGAAGGAGGCGATAAAGGACGCGGTCGTCGAGGGGATCGAGGAGGCCGACCGGCGCGCGGCGGCCGATCGCGCGGAATCGCGGAAGCGGTCGAAGAACGCGCGCGGCCGGCGTCGGTCGGCGTCGGGAGAGCACGACCGCCGGTCCGGGAAGGGCGGACTCCTGCTCAAGTCGATGCTGGTCGTCGGCCTCGTCGCCCTCGCGCTCGGGCGGCGGGAGCGACTCCGATCGGCGGCGACGGACGCGCGCGAGCGAATCGCCGGCTCGACGGGACCGGACGGCGAGGACGGCGACCGAGGGGATCGCCCGGGGGCGACCGGCGACGATCGGGCCGACCGGCGCGCCGGACGCGACCGATCCGAGCACGTCGAGGGGGAGGCCTCGGGCGGCGTCGACGAGCGCGAACCCGACGAAGGAGGCGAAGCGGACGACGACGAGGCGGACGCCGAGTCACCGGAGCAGGAGGCGACCGACTGACGGCCGTCGAGGTCGGCGTCGGGCGGTCGACCCCGCCGCGCCACGGCCGCGGATCCGTCGCTCGCGAGTCGCCGGTCGTCGAGGTCCGTGAAACCGCGCCGAACCCTGCCTGTCGAAACACCGGGGTTGATAATCCGACGGAACGAAGGATCGGGCTATGAGTGGATTCGGAGAGACGCCGCCCGAGGAGGACGAAGACGAGGTAACCCAGCTCTCCTTCGGCCAGACGCTCTACACGGAGAGCGGAACGCCGGTCGGGGAGGTTCGAAGCATCGAGGAGGGGGGCGTGTTCGTCACCGTCCGGGAGGGCGTGGAGGCGCTCACGGTCGAACACGCCCGCTCGGGGCACGAGTTCGGCGAGGCGGAACTCGTCTGGCGCTGTACGGAGTGCGGGGAGATGGGTGAGATAGACGACGGACTCCCCGAGGAGTGCCCGAACTGCGGCGCGCCGAAGGAGGACCTGATGTACTGGACCGAGGACTGAGACGGACTGCCGTAACTGCGTACCGCTTCGACCGCCCGCTTCCGTGCGGTCGCTACGTAACTGACGTACTGCAGTCGGTGCGAGGCGATCTGTCGGGACCGCCGAGGAAGAGCGACCGGTCTCCGCGGGCGGTCAGCCGTACATCGCGGTCACCGAGTCGATCTCGTCCGCCACCGAGATCCGCCGGTTGACCTCGCGCATTCCGGCGCGGACCGTCGCGTAGTCGAGCACGATACCATCGTTCGGGTCGGACGAACGACGCGACGATTTTCCGACGCCGTCCTCCGCTCCGCTCGTCCGCTCCGTGCGATCCGTTCCGTCGTTTCCTCGGTACATTCGTGCGTCCTCGTCTGATCGGTCAGTTACCGGATCCGAGTCTGCCGTTCGTCCGTCCTCGGGGGACCGTTCGTCCGGGGCGTTCACTGGCGCTTCTCGCGCGTGTCGGCCCCGACACGGACCTTCGTCTCGCAGTTCGGACAGACGCGCGGGTTCCGCGCGTCGCCGGGCGCGAACACCCTGACGTACCGCCTCGATACGAACGAATCGCAGTTCTCACACTGAGGCATGTACCCACCTGGGGCGGTCGTCGCATACGTTCCGTGCTTGCACTCGCTCGGCGTTTCCATCGGCGCTCGAACGATTCGCCGTACCGAACGAGTACCGTCGTCTCGGGGTAACGAGCCGCCGCGTCGCCCGTCGGGGCGAGCGGGGTGACCTTTCGGGACGTACCGCCCCGGTAGAGGCGCGAGTAATTAGTGGATGCCCTTCATTACTGCCGAATAGACGAAAACCTGGCTATTCACGACGATCTGAATACGTGCCGGTCACTCGAACGTCGCCGTCGACATCGGCGATCGACGCGTTCGGTTTCGCCGGGCGGAAACGGTGTGACTGGCCGTGAACGGTGGGTATACACGACCACGACGGCAGTGCGGCGCGTCGGCCGACGTCGCCCCCGCGATCGCGACCGGCGTCCGCCACCTCACGATAGCACCGTCTCTCGGAACCTAAAAATATCTGATATAGTGTAGAAAGTGATATGAACGCCGAGAAATCCGTCTTCGGGGTGGAGTCTACCGTGCCCGACGGAACACTAGTCCTCGAACGAACTTCAAAATTAGATGAATGTAACGAAAACGGGCTGCTTTGCACAAAGTTCATGTCCCGGTATCCTCATTCAATTCGTAAATTCCATGTTTGCGACCATGGTTGTAACCGACAATGCCATCTCGAAAACCATCCCGGTCCTCTCGCGCCCGTAACGACTCGTCGGGGGCACTCTCCGACTACGGCACGATGGCCGTAGTCGGCGGTGCCACGATCGTCATCCTGATCGCCGTCTCCGCGTTCGTCGTGTGGGGTCTCCCGCCGCTTATGGGCGGTGAGGGGGACGCCACCGGCACGAACGGAACGAACGGTACGAACGCCTCCAACGGGTCGACCGGCGTCGTCGGCGCGACGCCGTCGAACGACACGTCGGGGAACGCGACCGACGCGCCGTCGGCCCCCGTCAATCGCTCGACGCCCAACGAGACGGCGGGCGGTAATCGGACCGAGACGCCGGCGGAGACGCCGACGCCCTCGGAGCCGAAGGACTGGCACACGCTCGTCGTCGACGGGCAGAGTTCGTCGACCGCCGAGTACAGCGTCACCGTCTCCGGACGGCTGGAGCCCGTCCGCGGTGGGACGGGGAACGACCAGCTGAGCGCGGACGGCCGGACGCTGGAGGGGCGGGTCACGGACGGGTACGACTCGTACCGATTCACGGGCGACCTGAAACAGCTCCAGGTGTCCGGGACGGCCCTGGTGAAGGTCGACGGTCGCGTCGTCCTCAGTTCGGGCGGCGCGACCGACCAGCGCCCCGGCGACGGCTCCGACGCGGATCGGGGCGGCGCGTACGCGGTCCGCGTCAAGGGCGGCGCGCAGGGGACCGGGCCGCTCGTCACGGTCGACGGGGAGCGACACGTGGTCGAGCCGGGGGAGACCTTCCGGATCCCGGCGGGAGCCGAGCGCGTCGAGGTCGTCTCGATGGAGTACCTCTCGCCGAAGACCGTCCAGTTCCTCGAGAACGGGAACGTCGTCGCCGAGCAGCGACTCGACGACACCGAACTGCAGATGGTCTGGACGCGCGGCGGTGGCGGCGACGACGCTCGACTGCCCGGCCCGGTCGAGATCTCGGCGACCGGCCCCGGCACGCAGTCGGGGGACCCGGTCCTCCACTCGACCGCGTACTACGGGACGAGCGACGGCGTGCTGCGAGTGAGCACGAACTCCGACGACGTCTACGGGCGACCCCAGAAGGTCACCGCGGAGGTCGGATACCACGCCGGTCCTCCCGACGAGGAGGTCACCCTCACGATCCGGAGCGGCGATATGGTCGAGCGCGTCACCGAGGTCCCGGCGGACGGGACGGTCGAGGTCACGCTGAGCGCCTGAGCCCTCGCCCTCGCCGCCGGGCGGGTTAGTTCCCCCTGATCCGCCGACAGACGATCGCACCGACGAGCGCGTACCCGACGATCGCGACGAGTTCTCCGAGCATCGTCGTAGTCGTTCGTCCGCGCTCGCACGAGCGTACTGGCAATACGAATACCCCGCCGTCGGACGCGTGGCTAGTCTCTACCGGGCGTCGACGCGTCCGACCGGGGTCGGACGGCTCCCCGATCGGGCGTCTGACCGCGCTACGGTTCGACGACGCCCCCGGTCCGGTCCGCCTCGTGGATCGCCTCGATCACGCGCATGTCGGTCAGTCCGTGACGCCCGTCGGGGCCGATCGGGTCCCCGCCGAGGACCCGGTCGGCGAAGTAGTCGAACTCCAGTTCCATCTCCCGCTCCGCGTCCATCGACTCGTCCGACAACTCGACCGTCACGTCCCCTCGCGTGACGGTGAGCGTGCACTGCCCGCCGAACGCGGGTCGGAGGTCGATCTGGCCCTCCGTCCCGGTGACCTTGAGCTGGGAGTCCCGCTGTGCGCGCTGGCTCGAGGTGCTGACCGCGTGCACGTCGCCCTCGAAGCGGAGCAGCATCGACGAGCGCTCGTCGGGCACGTCCGAGAACGCCTCGTGCGACGACGTGAGCCACGCCTGGACGGCCACCGGGTCGCGGTCGAGGAGGTACCGCGCCGTGTTGATCGGGTAGATGCCCAGGTCCATGACCGACGTCCCGTATCCGGACAGCTCCGGGTCGAGCCGCCACTGGTCGGGATCGGGGATCATCTCCAGCAGCGGCTGGGAGTTGTTCCCGTACACCTGGACCGGTTCGCCGAGGACGCCGTCCTCGATCAGGCGGCGGGCGCGACGGACCGACGGGTCGGTCTGCATCCGGTAGGCGACCATCAGCGGTACGTCGTGCTCCTCGCACGTCTCGACCAGCCGTTCGGCGCGCTCGACGGTCGCCTCCATGGGCTTCTCGCACAGCACCGCCTTGCCGAGTTCGGCGGCCGTCTCGGCGTACTCGAGGTGGTAGGCGTTCGGCGTCGCGACGTAGATCGCGTCGTATGCGTCGGCGGCCGCGCCGTCGTGGAACTCGTCGTACGTGATCGCGTGGTCCACGTCGTGTTCCGCCGCGACCCGCCGCCCCTTCTCGGCGGAGCTGCTCACGAGGGTGGTCGTCCGGCACAGCTCCGTCGACTCGATCGCCGGGATCGCCACGTCCGTCGTCCACCAGCCGATCCCGACGAGGGCGAACCGAACGGTCCCCTCCACTCCCGTCCGCCAGTCGCGCTCCGCGTAGTTCTCTACGGCCGCTTCGAGGTCCATACCGCCCACTACGGGAAGGGCTTCAATAAAACGCCACAGTCCGCGCCGGGCGTCGTGACGCTAGGTCCCGAGCTTCCCCGCGAGATCCTCGACGTCGTCGGCGACGACGTCGTACTCCCCGTCGTCCGGTCGGTCGACGTCGTCGGCTCGGTGCGGACCCCACTCCAGCGGGCGGTGGACGTACGCGGTTCGGAGGCCCGCCTCGCGGCCGGCGTCGAGGTCGGTCTCGTGGGCGGCCACCATCAC
The window above is part of the Halomarina pelagica genome. Proteins encoded here:
- a CDS encoding glycosyltransferase family 2 protein; this encodes MANRPTVSVVVPTYYRNDRLREAIDGALAQRAPVEVIVVDGSGEAHARPVVEAFDGTGEGDGGEIEYVAQARDEGPHAARSLGAERATGEYVQFLDDDDRLLPGKFEAQLPLLEADEAVGVVYSGLRDEEWGVVDPIPDVRGDVLEHALRLRTFPCVPSTMLVDRAVVDDLLPFEHRHGADDSGMKIELARRTRFDYVDRPLVERGKPDGTLSSSWAHVDGRRYLVRRYADLYDRYPDEVRRTAVRQTHYRAGNKHLEESAWSPSAPVEFARAAYHTPERRGRYAATAVASVFGRPGIDAADRLGIAP
- a CDS encoding sulfatase-like hydrolase/transferase; this translates as MRPEFGPWPGRTSAALSRATAGVRLAGGELRDVVPDGVKVVPDGAIDRAAGIWTALGNRRRERRADRRFAARERPEREPAPDAPQHVVCVVVDALRADALDGDGTPFLSGLSGGDAISTSTWTFPAIASLMSGRYPHDHGAMRRSDSFADSVEDVTGLPEPIPDDEPLLSDALAGAGYRTYGAFGFVVPFLALRGRFETHALYEDAPAARLLADHAAWLADHREERTFSYLHLADCHEPVDPPAGYWEAHGVADLPGIRGWRHEDVVEPTPTVERFRRHRRRLYDAAVEYVDNRLSAHHNRVSDLAGGDVALAVVGDHGEGFWERAAFHAEHFADPRPAHCVGHGGAPYEAVVRVPVRTAGLGVARADADGCGNERERLTSLLDAAPTIAEVVGVDLPDAPDAVPLGRSIPDERVVLVEGVRYGYEKKAAYVRGGEQTWKRLVSRGDDVDTTIELPGAVHRPPPEAIGRRLRDALPSWPGENRTRPGRTDGELSSDLERRLDRLGYR
- a CDS encoding FAD-dependent oxidoreductase, which produces MSDDESAGDGTAPTPTESVWIDTTPETSYDPLSADRRVDVAVVGGGITGLTAAAELADAGEEVAVVESGHVVEGVTGRTTAKVTAQHGLIYDRLRSTVGDGLARQYAEANQRAIEHIAETVERREIECDFGRTPAYTYTDSPDRRDAIAAEVDAATALGLPASFVEDTPLPFDVEAAIRVDDQARFHPREYLLALAASIDEAGSHVFERTKALEIERGRLNRVVTDRGTVAAETVVVATHFPILDRRLFFARLYPERSYVLAVRASDVPTEGLYYKPGEPMRSLRTHVAGQEDLVLVGGEAHKTGHGDAPERYERLERYARKRFDVEEIPYRWSTQDYSTPDRIPFVGRAGPTSDGILVGTGFGGWGMTNGTAAGRLLADMALGRPNPYRTVYDPTRFSFSAVRTALKENAHVAKEFVTGWTDGLRADAATPAPGEARVVRHDGRPVGQYRDEGGELHTVSAVCTHMDCIVDWNDAEKTWDCPCHGSRFDPDGSVLDGPAVEDLPRRSPRD
- a CDS encoding mycofactocin-coupled SDR family oxidoreductase; this encodes MAEYDFEGRVAFVTGAARGQGRSHALRYAENGADVVVTDVCETDEDSTYELSGREQLEETVGLVEERGQDAIGVKVDVSDEAAVERAVGEALDAFGRIDILANNAGVAPVSGLLDLDERTWDYTLDVNLKGMWLTAKHVGRHMVERGEGGRIVNTSSTAGLAASPGLGHYTAAKHGVVGLTKTLAVELAPHDVTVNAVCPTAVDTEMTSGIVETIDDEIAAIAEQSGPDNLFSDILQPEDVSAAFMWLSSDDARFVTGTAIPVAAGATAL
- a CDS encoding DUF7130 family rubredoxin-like protein; the protein is MSGFGETPPEEDEDEVTQLSFGQTLYTESGTPVGEVRSIEEGGVFVTVREGVEALTVEHARSGHEFGEAELVWRCTECGEMGEIDDGLPEECPNCGAPKEDLMYWTED
- a CDS encoding DUF7563 family protein; the encoded protein is MPQCENCDSFVSRRYVRVFAPGDARNPRVCPNCETKVRVGADTREKRQ
- the gfo6 gene encoding D-xylose 1-dehydrogenase Gfo6; the protein is MDLEAAVENYAERDWRTGVEGTVRFALVGIGWWTTDVAIPAIESTELCRTTTLVSSSAEKGRRVAAEHDVDHAITYDEFHDGAAADAYDAIYVATPNAYHLEYAETAAELGKAVLCEKPMEATVERAERLVETCEEHDVPLMVAYRMQTDPSVRRARRLIEDGVLGEPVQVYGNNSQPLLEMIPDPDQWRLDPELSGYGTSVMDLGIYPINTARYLLDRDPVAVQAWLTSSHEAFSDVPDERSSMLLRFEGDVHAVSTSSQRAQRDSQLKVTGTEGQIDLRPAFGGQCTLTVTRGDVTVELSDESMDAEREMELEFDYFADRVLGGDPIGPDGRHGLTDMRVIEAIHEADRTGGVVEP